The genomic window TGGCCACGCTGGTGCCGACATTCCTGTGCCCCAGCGATGTCCACGAACGCGTCAGCACCGAGTGGGGCGCGACCAACTACCACGCCAATAACGGTACGGCGCTGAATGGAGGCGTGTACAACAACTGCGACGGGTTGTTCTACATCGACTCGCAGAAAAAGTTTCGCGACATTTTGGATGGCACTTCCAACACCGCCGCCTTCTGCGAAACCTTGGTCGGATCCGGACAAGCCGACAGCACCCGCGGCGTCGCCAACCGGGGCCCGGCCGGCGTGATCGCTTCGGTCTGGAACGCCAACGCCGCGACCATCGAAGACTCGTGGTGCCTGGACGACTCCAGTCCGGTGATCTTTGCCCGCGGCGAAAAATGGGCCGATGGTTCGGTTAACGACACCGGTTACCACCACTTCCGCGGCCCCAACGCAAAAGAAAACGACTGCTATTCGCGGTACGCAGCGATGCTCAGCGGCCGCAGTCGTCACCCCGGTGGCGTGGTGCTGCTGCTGGCCGACGGTTCGGTACGGTTTGTTGGCGAAACCATCGAATTGAATACTTGGCGGCTGCTGGGTTCGATCGCTGATCAGCAAGTCGTTCCGGCCTTCTGATCAAACTCCGCTGTAAATCTTCGTTTTGCTTCCCGCGACATTCTTCCCATTACTGTTACGGATCGAACCGATGACCTTGTTTTCCATTTTGTTACTCGCCACGCTACCGGTCAGCGCGGACGCCTGGCCGGCTTTCTTAGGTGCCAGAGCCCCGCCGCTGGCGGCGGATGCTTTACCGCTGCAGTGGTCGCCCACCGAAAGCGTGGCTTGGCAGGCAACGCTGCCCGGACACGGACAGTCCAGTCCCGTGATCTGGGGCGGACGCGTGTTTACCACCAGCGTGGACGGGCCCAACGGCGAAGGTCGCTTCCTGATCGGTGCCTCGCCGGGCCGCAACGGTGAGAACGCCGGTTCGGCCGCGGACTCGAACTGCTTGCTGGAAGTCACGCGTGATGGGCAGAGTTGGACGGCCGAGCGAAAGTGGGTCGCCCAGGGTGCGATGCCCAGTTGGGCCTCACCGATCGTGCACCGAGGATTGGCGTACTGGATCAACCGCGCGGGCGTAGTGTTTTGTTTCGACGCATTGACTGGGGAAAAGCTGTTCGCCAAACGCATCGCACAACCATGCTGGGCCACACCGATCGCCGCCGGGGACCGGATCTATTTCTTCGGGCAACAGGGCACGGTGACGGTGTTGGCCGCCAGCCGCGAGTTTGAAGTGCTGGCGGAGAATCAGTCTTGGTCGGACGAAATCCTGCCGGCCGAGCCCCCCTTGGCGGAAGAGGAATCGGAACAGCGACGCCGTGCCGCGGCGATGTTCGCCCGGCCCACGCTGTACGGAGCCGCCGTCGCCAAAGGCACGATCGTGATGCGAGTCGGAAACTGCCTGATCGCGGTTCGCCGGTAGCTACCGCTGCATCTATCACTACCGCTGCGCCCGTAGCTACCGTCCCCAGACGGTGGTCCCGCGCGCATCGCCCCACGCTCTGGCGAGCGTAGCTACGGGTGCGATCCGGAATCACGCTACGCCAATATGCCTTCGACCAATTCGCCTTCCACGTCGGTCAGTCGGTAGCGACGGCCTTGGTGCCGGTAGGTCAGGCGGGTATGGTCGACGCCCAGCAGATGCAGCAGCGTGGCGTTTAAGTCGTGCACGTGGACGGGGTTTTCCGTAATGTTGTAACTAAAGTCATCGGTGGCTCCGTACACGGTGCCCGGCCGTACGCCGCCGCCGGCGAACCACATGCTATAACAGCGTGGATGATGGTCGCGGCCATAGTTGGTGGCCGTCAACGCGCCTTGGCTGTACGCCGTCCGCCCGAATTCGCCGCCCCAAGCCACAAGCGTGTCTTCCAACATGCCGCGTTGCTTGAGGTCGCTCACCAATGCCGCGGAGGCTTGATCGGTATTCTTGCACTGCTTGCGAATTCCGCCGGGCAAGCCGCCGTGTTGGTCCCAGCCCTGGTGAAACAGTTGCACAAACCTCACGCCACGTTCGACCAATCGACGGGCCATCAAACAATTGGCCGCGAACGTTCCGGGTTGCTTGGCGTCTTCTCCGTACAGATCAAACGTCGACTGTGGCTCGTCGCTCAAATCCGCGACTTCCGGAACCGACGACTGCATGCGATACGCCATCTCATACTGAGCGATACGGCTTTCCACAGCCGGATCGAGCGTTTGTTCATACAGGCTCTCGTGTAGTTCCGCCAAGCCATCGAGCAGCTTGCGACGGGACTGCGCCGATACGCCCGGCGGATTGCTCAGGTACAACACCGGATCGCGGCCGGCGCGAAACTGCACGCCCTGGTGCGTGCTGGGCAGGAAACCGCTGCCCCACAATCGCGAGTACAGCGGTTGGCCGCTGGCGTTCTTGGAAATCATCACACAGAACGCGGGCAGTTGTTGTGATTCGCTGCCCAGCCCATAGCTCAACCAAGCCCCTAACGAGGGCCGGCCGGCGATCTGCGAACCCGTTTGCATGAACGTGATCGCCGGGTCGTGATTGATCGCTTCGGTAAACATCGAACGCACCACACACACATCGTCCACGATTTTAGCCGTGTGCGGCAACAGCTCACTGACCTCCGTCCCCGACTTGCCATGACGCGCGAATTTGAACAGCGAACCGGCCACCGGCAGACTGGATTGGTTGCCCGACATCCCGGTCAGACGCTGGCCTTTGCGAACCGAATCGGGCAGTTCGGTGCCGTTTAATTCATTCAGCACCGGTTTGTGATCGAACAGTTCCATCTGCGATGGCCCGCCGCTCATGAACAACGAGATCATGCGTTTGGCTTTGGGCGGATGATGCAGCTCGCCCAGCACTCCGGCGGAACTGGCGGCAGCGGCGTCCTCGGCCAACAGCGTGGCCAGAGCCGCGGTCCCCAGCCCCAGACTGCTGCGTCCGAAGAAGTGACGGCGATTCAGCCGTTGCATCGGAGTCGGTTGGTTATCCATCAGTTCTGCCTCACACAGGGTGCGTAGTTCATAATCGCCTGAGCCAGGGTGGTCACGGCCGCAAACTCGATCGGCTCAAACCCGTCGCTGGATTGGTAATCGCCCACGGCTAAAAATTCTTTTGCGGCGGCTTCGTTGGCCGCGAACTCCGCCCGTTGCTGCTGCAACACATCGTGCAAGATCTCGCCTTCGCGTGCATCCGCCGATCGGCCCAATAGCAGCAGGCACAAGCGATCGACAATCGCCCGATCTCGATCGGCGGCTTGTGGATCGAAATCCCGCAGCGCGCGTGCAGCGCAGCCTCGCGCCGATTCAACCGCTTGCTCGTCATTCAGCAACACCAAAGCTTGCAGCGGAGTTTGCGTGAGTTGCCGTTTGGCTACACAGATCTCGCGGTCCGGAGCGTCGAAGATCAGCATCGACGGCGGCGGCGAGGTACGTTTCCAGATCGTGTACATACTACGGCGGTGGCTGCCCACGCCGACATCGCGTTTGTACGCGGCACCGCTTTTCTCCTTCCACAAGCCTTCCGGCTGGTAGGGTTTGACGGGGGGGCCGCCGATACGATTGTCCAACAAACCGGCCGCATGCAAACCGCCATCGCGAATCATTTCCACCGAAAGACGCCGCGCCGCCCCGCGAGCATACCAGCGGTTTTCGGGATCGATTTCACGACTTTCGGGGTCGGCGACGGAAGATTGCTGATAGGTGTGGGAAAGCAAAATAGTTCGCATCAAGCGTTTGACGTCCCATTGATAATCATGCAATTGAGCGGCCATCCAATCGAGCAGTTGCGGGTGCGAGGGCAGTTCGCCCTGGCGTCCAAAGTCTTCGGCGGTGGAGACCAGACCGCGGCCCATCAAACTTGCCCAGATGCGGTTGGCGGCGACGCGAGCGGTTAACGGATTGCGGCGATCGACCAGCCATTTGGCCAAGCCCAGCCGGTTCTGCGGCCAATCGTCCTGCATCGGCGGCAGGAACGCGGGGGTCGTCGGTTCCACACGCTCGGCCGGCGCGTCGTAGGCACCGCGAGTGAGCAGAAACGTCTCGCGAACTTCCGGCATTTCCTCCATCACCATGACTTCGCGAATTTTGTCCACGATGCCGCTGCGTTTCTTGCGTGCCGCTTGCACCTGCTCGGCGGCTTGACGACATTCGGGATCGATGGCCGAACAATACAGCTGCCACAGCGCCGCTCGAGCCGCGTCGTCACCATCCTTCGCCGCCGCCATTGTTGTCGAGACCCGCCGTGCATCCAACAGAGCGGAAATCTCCAATTCCGACAGATCGCGCCCATAAATCCGCAGCTCATCGACTTCGCCACCGGCCAGGCCGCGGTCGCGGAAGCGAGCTCCCACGGCGATCTCATTGACGCCGCCACCGTTGGCCGTGCGATCCAGACAATCGCGAATTGTGGTGGTGGCCACGGCGGTTCCGTCCACAAAAATCTGCAGGCCTGCGGCCATGCTGCTGCCGTCGTAGCGGACGGTCACATGGGCCCAACGATCGACCGGCAAGGGATCGTCGGCGACCACGCGGATGGCATTGCCGGGCCAAAAGTGAATCACCGCCGCGCTCAGCCGGCCCTCTTCGATCAGCAACTCAATGCCGCGACTGCCCGCATCGGTCCAAGCTCGACTGCGATGCCACACGACCGCTCGCTCGTGTCGGTGGTCGACTTTCAACCAAGCCGCGACGGTAAAGGGATCGTCACGTGAGAGGTCGCCGCCGACGGGGGTTTTAAAACTATCCTCACCGGTCAGCGAGAGGTGTTTGCCTGCAGCGTTTGGCGAGCCGGTTTGCCGATCGCTATCGCTCAGTTTGGCTCCGGTGGCCAAGGTTCCCGGTTTGCCGCCTTCGACTTGGTTGGCAATCACGTTTTTGTCCGCGGCGTCGAAACGGTAGTCGGCCAACAGGTCAGTATTAAGCGTCTCGTCGGCGACTTCAGCGTGTTTATCGTCCAACCAGGTTTCAAACCGTGTGTGCGACTCTTGGCGTACGCGGCGCTGTTGTTCGAGAGCCGTCTGCAGGGCTGCCTTGGCCGCGTCCAACTGCTGAGTTTGCTGCTCGGTGGGCAGCCACAGCGTGGGTGTGGGGACGGCATTGGTGAAGTGCGAATACAAACCAAATTCGTCGATGTTGTTAAAGAACGCGAAGAACTGGTAGTAGTCCTGTTGCGAGACAGGATCGTATTTGTGGTCGTGGCAGCGTGAGCATTCCAGAGTTAAGCCGAGCACCGCGGTGCCCAGCGTGTTAACACGATCGGCGACATACTCGATGTGGAACTCTTCTTCAATGCTGCCGCCTTCGTTGGTTTGGCGATGATGCCGGTTGAAGGCCGTGGCCAATATCGAATCGCGGGTGGGAGATTCGATCAAGTCGCCGGCGATCTGTTGGACCAGGAATTCGTCGTAGGGCATCGAAGCGTTGAAAGCGTCGATCACCCAATCACGCCAGGGCCACATTTCGCGATACACGTCGGACTGATAGCCGTAGGTGTCGGCATACCGAGCGGCGTCCATCCAGGGCACGGCCAGACGTTCGCCCAACCGCGGCGAAGCCAACAGCCGATCGACTTGACGCTGATAGGCCAGCGGTGAATCGTCGGCCAAGAACGCCGCCACTTCCTCGGGACTCGGCGGCAAGCCGGTCAGATCGTAGCTCAACCGCCGCAGCAACGTGGCACGGTCAGCCGGCGCGGTGGGCGTCAGGCCCTGTTGCGGCAAGCGGGCGGCGATGAAGCGGTCGACCGGATTGCGGGACCGCCGCGGCGTGCTGTCGGCCGCTTCGGCGAGCTCTGGCAGAGGCGGAATCGGTGGCGACTGGATCGGCCGGAACGACCAATGCGTCTGCCACTTGGCACCGTCGGCGATCCAGGTTCGCAGGGTTTCGATTTCGTCCGCGGACAGTTGCAAATTGGATTCGGGCGGCGGCATTTTCTCCGAGGGATCATCGGTTAGGATCCGCCGCATCAATTCGCTTTCCTCGAGCTTGCCCGGCACGACGATGTAATCGTGTTCGCCAGAGCCAGATTCGGCGAACACGCCCTCCGCTGTATCCAACCGCAAATCAGCTTCGCGACTACCGGCATCGGGGCCGTGGCACAAATTGCAGCGATCCGAGAGCAAGAGCTGAGCCTGATCGTCCTGGCCGACCGCGACTGCCGGCAGGCAGAGCCCCAGCAGCGAAGCAACAAATCCCAGCAGGGGGGCAGCGCAGCGAAGAGGTAGGGAACAAATCAACCGATGTGCGTGAAGGGCGTGCATTTTCATCCCCGCATTATATTCGCAAGCGGCGGCTTCGTTTAACCCGTAGCCGCAGGCGCCGGCGCGGGCCGCCGAGGATGTTTGCCATCACACTCGATCCCCACCACCGATTCGCTTCGATCCAGACGCCCCGGCGGACAACGCCGACGCCTGCGGAGCCTGGCACGTCCAGTGGTGTGGGCAAAACTTTTCGAGGCTCCTCCGGCTACGGGTTAAACGAGCTAGCCGCCGGCGCGGGCCGCCGAGGATGTTTGCCATCACACTCGATCCCCACCACCGATTCGTTTCGCTCCAGACGCCCCGGCGGACAACGCCGACGCCTGCGGAGCCTGTCATACCCTATGGTGTGGGCAGAACTTTTCGAGGCTCCTCCGGCTACGGGTTAAACGAGCTACGCCAGCTCTCCGAATTCCCAGACGCTGCGGTAGGCGTCTTGGGATTCAAAATACTCCAGCAACGAGGCGTAAAACGGATGATGGGCCAGTGTGGCACTATCGCCGATCATGATCAGCTTGCGTTTGGCTCGTGTCAGGGCCACGTTGGTGCGTCGGGTGTCGGATAAGAACCCGATCTCGCCACTGTCATTGCTGCGGACCATCGTCAACAACACCACCTCTTTCTCACGCCCCTGAAAGCCGTCGACCGTGTCGACTTCCAGTCCCGCGATGTCCAAGCGGCCGCGTAGCAAGCGAACCTGTGCCGCATACGGCGCGATGATGCCGATCTGCGCCGGTTGCACTCCGGCTTCCATCAGTTCCCGCACCAACCGCACCACCAATGTGGCTTCTTTGGGATTTAGTTTGCTCTCGCCATCAGGCTCCAGTTGCTCTTCATATTCCGCCCCGGCCGTATCGATGAATTCGATCGGCTGAGTTGTCAGCGGCGTTTCGATGACGTTCGGCAAGTCGTGCAGTCGGTGGCTACGGACCGACACGTCTGCGATCAGGCTGCCTTCATAAAACGTGTCCGATGAAAAGTTCATGATGGCTTCGTGCATGCGGTATTGCACCGTCAAACGACGAAACACCGAGTCGCCTTCGCGCTGAATCAACCGTTGCATCAGAGAATCACGCATGCCGGCCGCGGCCGCTTCGTCACTCAACACCGTTGGGGGCAATTGGCAATGGTCGCCGGCAAACACCAATCGCTGAGCTCGCAATACGGCTTGCCAAATGCTAGGCAACGTGCACTGGCAGGCTTCGTCGATGACCACCAGGTCAAACTCGCGATCGCCCAACAGGTCGTCGTCGATGGTGGTGGTGGTGCAAATCACGTCGGCCCGATCCAGTACCCCGCGAATGATCGAGCGTTCCAAGGAACGAATCTGACCCCGGAGCTGGCCGGCTTCGGCGAACAGTTCCCGGCGGCGATGATGCGCGTCGCGCCCCCGCGTGCCCCGGGATGCCGCCCGCACCAAGTCTTGCACCTCGCGCCGCATGTCGCGAATGACGTCGGTCGAGGGGTCGTTGTCGACCAATTCATCCAGAGTGTGACCACGGAGAGCTTCGAACACGCGAGCCGGATGCCCGACCCGCAGCACGTTGGGCAGCATCGCCACCAACCGTTCCAGCAGATTGTCGACCGCCGTGTTGCTGGGCGCACAGGCCAGCACGCGATCGCCCTGTTGGACAGCTTGAAAGATGACTTCGGCCAGCGTGGTGGTTTTGCCGGTGCCGGGAGGTCCATGCAAGATCGCCACGTCTTCGGCTGCCATGGCAAACCGCACGGCATCCTGTTGGGGCGGATTGAGGGAACTGAAGAATTCAATCGGGGGCGGATCGCCAAAGCGAAACGGTTGGCTGCCCAACAAGCGATCACGAAGCCGCCCGCGGTGGCCGCGAGCGGTGCGAGCAGTGGCCATGGCCGCCAGTTGACGCCGACGCGTGGTTTCGTCGGGCGACAGGTCGATGCGATACCAATCGCCTTCGGGCCATTTTTCCGTCGCGACTTGCAGCGTGTTGGGCTTGCGGCGGCTGACCACTCCGGCCACGCCGTGGTCCGACGCGTCGCTGTTATCCGAGACCACCACCGGCGAACCGACTTTCAAGCGGTTCATCGGCAAAGCTTCGCCATCGGGCCTGGCAAAGTCCAACAGCAAGCGGCCGGCCAATCCGGTTTGGTGGTCCACCAACTGCATTCGCACCAGCGCCTCGCCCGTCTTTTCGACGTCTTTCTGCGAACGGATCAGACGTCGGCGAGCCATCCGCTGGCGTTCGGCAACGGCTTCCAACTCCAGCCACCGAGCCAGTTCATCGAAGTAAGCGTCGGTCGACACGAAGCGATCTAAAGAGACGTTGGAAGCGGAAGGCATGCAGGGCAGTTAGACAGAGTGGGGATTGGTCGTTGTTCGCTCCGCGAACACAACGAAACGGTGCAAGCAATAGTGATCGCGCTTCGCAGTCGGGACGAGAGTGGTTTTGTGAGCGTTGCGTTCGCGGGGGACGTGAAAGGTATTACTGCAGCATTGGACCTTGGGGCCGCTTGCTTCACCCTCCTTTTCAAAGAGGGTCGACCCTTAGGTTTTTATAGTTTTTTGCGGCGGCGCGGTCGCCCTCTCCTCGCTGACGCTCGACTCTCCCAGAGGGAGAGTGAAGTGAATCCGTCATTAATACACTTCACGTCCCGAGCGAACGACGACCTTGCGTTGCGTTCGCGGAGCGAACGACGACTATGCATTCCGTTCGCGGAGCGAACGACGACCATGGTTACGCCAGCAGCTCTTTTAGTTTTTCGCTGATGGTTTCTTGGATCCTGCCTTTGAAGGGCAGGGCGGCCAGCGGGATGTTGCCGTCGATGTCGACTTTTTTATCTTCCACCTTCATGTTGGATTTGATGTTAAAGCCGTACACGGTGAAGGCCAATGACAACACGTTGCCGTTCCACTCGCTGTTCAAGTTGGTAACCATGCCGGGGTACTTTTGGTCGATCGATTGCATCAGCGAATCGACGCGTTGCTTGGCTTCTTCGGCACTCAAGTGGTGCGGGACGGCGGCTTTAAAAGCGGGCATTAAGTTCAGTCCTAGTAGTGGTTGTGCGAATCCGGGGAGGGGAATGCGGGGAAGTGATTATTTGACGACGAAGTTCACCAAGCGGCCGGGGACCACGATGGTCTTGACCACTTGCTTACCGTCGATGGCATCCTGAATACGTTCCTGTTCCAGAGCCTGTTGCTGCAAATCGTCTTTGCTGATGTCGGCGGCGACCGTCAACTTGGTGCGGATCTTGCCATTGACCTGGATGGGAATTTCCACGGTCGATTCCACCAATGCCGCTTCGTCCCATTGCGGCCAGGGTTCGTAAGCCAGCGTGTTGGGGTTGCCCAAAATGCTCCACAGCTCTTCGGCGATATGCGGCGCAAACGGCGACAGCAACAGCACAAAGCTCTGGACGGCTTCACGCGGGCGTTGTTTCTGACGGGTGAAGAAATTCACGAACTCCATCATCCGCGCGATCGCCGTGTTGAAGCTCAGCGATTCGATGTCTTCGGTAACGCTGCGGATGGTTTTGTGCAGCACGCGGGCCTGAGCTTCATCGCAGGGCGTATCGACCAGTTCGTCGACCACCCGAATCTCTTCAGCGTCTTGATCGACCACCATTCGCCAAGCTCGATCCAAGAAATTCCGCACGCCGCCCACACCTGCCATGTTCCACGGCTTGGTGGCTTCCAGCGGTCCCATGAACATTTCGTACAGCCGCAGACTGTCGGCGCCGTAGTCCTTTACGACCACGTCGGGATTCACCACATTGCCGCGACTTTTGGACATTTTGAAGGAGCGACTATCAACGCGAACGTCGGCGTCACTCTTCAAGACCAAAGCGTCGCCCTTTTTGACCACGTCTTCTTCTTGCACGGATGTCGCTACCACGGCAGTGCCATCGGCGGTCGTCAAACCCTCTTCGCCGCGTCGCACATCGGCCGGCGACACAAACTGACCGGCTTCGGTCTGGTAGGTCGTCAATTCGGCTTCGCCCAGGATCATGCCTTGGTTGATCAGTCGCTGGAACGGTTCGTCGCTGCTGACGTGGCCGCGGTCGTGCAGCACCTTGTGCCAGAACCGCGAATACAGCAGATGCAATACCGCGTGTTCGGCACCGCCCACGTACAGGTCGACTGGCATCCAGGCCTTTTCTTTTTCCGGGTCGATCAAGCACTGCTCATTGGCCGGATCGATGTACCGCAAGAAGTACCAGCAGGAACCGGCCCACTGCGGCATGGTGTTGGTTTCGCGTTTGTAACGCCGGCCATCCAGTTCCACGATCGCCCAGTCGTCCGAGGCTTTTTCCAGCATCGGTTCGGGTCGGCCGTGAGGCCGGAAGTCGTCCAGTTCGGGCAAGGGCACGGGCAACGATTCGATTGGCACCGGACGTTTCAATCCGGTCTGCTGGCCGTCTTCGTCGATCTCGTGCAGGATCGGGAAGGGTTCGCCCCAGAACCGTTGGCGGCTGAACAACCAGTCACGCAACTTGTAGTTGACCGCCGACTTGCCCAGCCCGTCGGCTTCCAGTGATTCGGTAATCGCGGCTTTAACCTGATCCGTTTCCTGTCCCGTGTAGGCGTCGCTGTTGATCGCTCGTCCCGTACCGGCAAAACAAGCTTTGCCGGCCAGCACCTCGTCGCGGCCTTGCATGTCTGCGGGTGGATCGACGACGGGGATCACCGGAATATCGAATTGCTGAGCGAATTCGAAGTCGCGTTCGTCGTGCGCGGGAACCGCCATGATCGCCCCGGTGCCGTAGCTGGCCATCACGTAGTCGGCGATCCAGACGGGCACCTGAGCTCCGTTGACCGGGTTGGTGGCGTAGCTGCCGCTGAATACACCGGTTTTCTGTTTGTCGCCTTGCGTGCGTTCGCGTTCGCTTTTGAAGGCCGCCTTTTCGCAGTACTCCTTCACCGCCGCGGCGGCCTCGTCGGTCGTCAACCGCGATACGGCCGGATGTTCCGGAGCGACCACCATATAGGTCGCTCCGTACAGCGTATCGGGCCGAGTCGTATAGACCCGCAGGGCGTCGGCGGTGGGTTCGTCCGAAAAACCTTGTTGGCTGCGTTGCTGTTTCCAGGCTTCAAATTCGTCGGCCGGTCCGATATAGAAATCGACTTCGGCGCCGGTGCTGCGACCGATCCAGTCCTGTTGCAAAGTCTTGATGCCGGCCGGCCAGTTCAAATCGTCCAAGCCGGACAACAGGCGTTCAGCGTAGGCCGTGATCCGCAGCATCCACTGCCGCAGGGGAAGGCGGCGTACGGGGTGCCCGCCGCGTTCGCTTTTGCCATCGATGACTTCTTCATTGGCCAACACGGTGCCCAGGGCGTCGCACCAGTTGACCGGAGCTTCGGTTTCGTAAGCCAACCGCCACTGAGCTCGATAGGCTTCCACGGCCGCTTCGTCATCGGCATCGATGTCGGCGGGAATCGGCAATTCGCTGATCGGGCGACCGCGATTTTGTTCGGGGTCGAACCAAGTGTCGTAGAGGACGATAAAAATCCACTGGGTCCAACGCACGTAGCCCGGGTCGGTCGTCGACACGACGCGGTCCCAGTCATAGCTGAACCCCAGCATTTTCAGCTGGCGTGTGAATTCGGAGATATTCCGTTCGGTCTGAATTCGCGGGTGTTCGCCGGTTTTGATCGCGTGTTCTTCGGCCGGCAACCCAAAAGCGTCGAAGCCCATCGGATGCAGCACCGCTTCGCCCCGCATGCGAGCAAAACGGGAAACGATATCGGTAGCCGTGTAGCCTTCGGGGTGGCCGACGTGCAAGCCTTCGCCGCTGGGGTAGGGAAACATGTCCAGCACGTACCGTTTGGCCGCGGCCGGTTTGTCGGGAGTCGCAAAGGTGCGATTCTGCTCCCAGAACGTCTGCCAGCGGGGTTCAATTTCGGCGGGTTTATAGCGAGGCATAGGTCGTCGATGAATAAGGAGTTAGAATTGGCCGGTATTTTAATGCGACAATCGCGTTTCGGGCAGCCGCCACACAGATGGTTCTAGTTCGGCGATTCCATGCTAAAATCGTCGTTCCACTGAAACGTTGCAAAGGACCCGAATGCTCAGAAAACGTAACAAACTGCAATTGACCGCCGCGCAACGCGATTCGATGCGGGCGGCTGGTCGATTTAACGCGGAACTTTTGGACCATATCCGCCCCCATGTAAAGGCCGGGGTGACCACCGCCTCGATCGACGACCGCGTTCGCCAGTACACGCTCGACCACGGCCATCGCGCGGCCACGCTGGGCTATCAGGGCTTCCCCAAATCCTGCTGCACAAGCATCAACGATGTGATTTGCCACGGGATTCCCAACGAATACGTGCTCAAAGATGGCGATATCGTGAATGTGGACCTGACATCGGTCGTCGATGGCTGGTTCGGGGACCAAAGCGAAACGTTTCTGATCGGCGAGGTTTCCGACGAAGCCCGAGCCGTCACGCAGTGCTCGTTCGACTGCCTGTATTTGGCGATCGAAGCCCTTACGCCCGGCTGCCGGGTTAGCACGATCGGCGAAACGGTGGTCCGCGAAGCTCACGGCCGGGGATTCAGCGTGGTCCGCGAATACGTCGGCCACGGACTGGGGCGAGCCTTTCACCAGGACCCCTCGATCCCCCATTTCCCCAACCGACAAAGCCGCGTCGACCGCCTGCTGCCGGGCATGTGTTTTACCGTCGAACCGATGATCAATGCCGGCACCCGCTACGCCAAACCGGTCGATAAAGCCGATGGCTGGACCGTCCGCACCAAAGACGGGAAGTTGTCGGCCCAATTCGAACACACCGTGCTGATGACCGAAGAAGGCCCCGAAATCTTAACTTTGACCGAAGACGGACCCCGCCGCGGGCATCGGTTTTAGGCGGCCAGGCAGCCGATTGACAATTGTCGCGGCCCCTCTAGGCTAGTACTCCCGTAACCGATCGCGCCGTAGCCGATCTCGCCAGAGATTGGACAGCGCGAGGGCTGAGCCTCCAAAGTCTGGCGACTTCGGCTACGCTGGCGACTTCGGCTACGAACGATCCCCCCCACAACAGCACAATCCCATGACGTTACTCGCCCCCCACTTGATTATTAAGGTCGCCTCGAGCGGCCGCATTAGGGGACGATGACGTTCTGGAAAGAGAACGGCTGAGCGTCGAACAGACATTTTTCGCAGTGCGAAGGTGGCTTTTCCGACCGCCAGCCAAGCAAAATCCGGCAAAACCCAGCATCGAAACCTCCGCGGCTTAGTGGCCTCGGGGGTTTTTTCGTTTTATGGCACAATAACGCCCCGACGGGCTCCCTCCCTTTTATTCTTGTTGCGACCCATGACCATGCGATCGATCGAAATCTACGACACCACGCTCCGCGACGGCACCCAAGGCGAAGGCGTCAGCCTCTCGCTCCAGGACAAGCTGAACATTGCTCAGCGACTGGCCGAGATGGGCATCGATTTCATCGAAGGCGGCTACCCGCTGTCCAACGAAAAGGACACGGCGTTCTTCGAACAGGTGCGGAAGCTGGACATGGGCTCGTCGCGGGTCTGTGCGTTTGGGATGACGCGTCGCCGCAGCATGAAAGCCGAAGACGACCCCGGCATGAAAGCTCTGGTCGCGGCGCAAACC from Roseimaritima ulvae includes these protein-coding regions:
- a CDS encoding DUF1553 domain-containing protein, with product MKMHALHAHRLICSLPLRCAAPLLGFVASLLGLCLPAVAVGQDDQAQLLLSDRCNLCHGPDAGSREADLRLDTAEGVFAESGSGEHDYIVVPGKLEESELMRRILTDDPSEKMPPPESNLQLSADEIETLRTWIADGAKWQTHWSFRPIQSPPIPPLPELAEAADSTPRRSRNPVDRFIAARLPQQGLTPTAPADRATLLRRLSYDLTGLPPSPEEVAAFLADDSPLAYQRQVDRLLASPRLGERLAVPWMDAARYADTYGYQSDVYREMWPWRDWVIDAFNASMPYDEFLVQQIAGDLIESPTRDSILATAFNRHHRQTNEGGSIEEEFHIEYVADRVNTLGTAVLGLTLECSRCHDHKYDPVSQQDYYQFFAFFNNIDEFGLYSHFTNAVPTPTLWLPTEQQTQQLDAAKAALQTALEQQRRVRQESHTRFETWLDDKHAEVADETLNTDLLADYRFDAADKNVIANQVEGGKPGTLATGAKLSDSDRQTGSPNAAGKHLSLTGEDSFKTPVGGDLSRDDPFTVAAWLKVDHRHERAVVWHRSRAWTDAGSRGIELLIEEGRLSAAVIHFWPGNAIRVVADDPLPVDRWAHVTVRYDGSSMAAGLQIFVDGTAVATTTIRDCLDRTANGGGVNEIAVGARFRDRGLAGGEVDELRIYGRDLSELEISALLDARRVSTTMAAAKDGDDAARAALWQLYCSAIDPECRQAAEQVQAARKKRSGIVDKIREVMVMEEMPEVRETFLLTRGAYDAPAERVEPTTPAFLPPMQDDWPQNRLGLAKWLVDRRNPLTARVAANRIWASLMGRGLVSTAEDFGRQGELPSHPQLLDWMAAQLHDYQWDVKRLMRTILLSHTYQQSSVADPESREIDPENRWYARGAARRLSVEMIRDGGLHAAGLLDNRIGGPPVKPYQPEGLWKEKSGAAYKRDVGVGSHRRSMYTIWKRTSPPPSMLIFDAPDREICVAKRQLTQTPLQALVLLNDEQAVESARGCAARALRDFDPQAADRDRAIVDRLCLLLLGRSADAREGEILHDVLQQQRAEFAANEAAAKEFLAVGDYQSSDGFEPIEFAAVTTLAQAIMNYAPCVRQN
- a CDS encoding AAA domain-containing protein, yielding MPSASNVSLDRFVSTDAYFDELARWLELEAVAERQRMARRRLIRSQKDVEKTGEALVRMQLVDHQTGLAGRLLLDFARPDGEALPMNRLKVGSPVVVSDNSDASDHGVAGVVSRRKPNTLQVATEKWPEGDWYRIDLSPDETTRRRQLAAMATARTARGHRGRLRDRLLGSQPFRFGDPPPIEFFSSLNPPQQDAVRFAMAAEDVAILHGPPGTGKTTTLAEVIFQAVQQGDRVLACAPSNTAVDNLLERLVAMLPNVLRVGHPARVFEALRGHTLDELVDNDPSTDVIRDMRREVQDLVRAASRGTRGRDAHHRRRELFAEAGQLRGQIRSLERSIIRGVLDRADVICTTTTIDDDLLGDREFDLVVIDEACQCTLPSIWQAVLRAQRLVFAGDHCQLPPTVLSDEAAAAGMRDSLMQRLIQREGDSVFRRLTVQYRMHEAIMNFSSDTFYEGSLIADVSVRSHRLHDLPNVIETPLTTQPIEFIDTAGAEYEEQLEPDGESKLNPKEATLVVRLVRELMEAGVQPAQIGIIAPYAAQVRLLRGRLDIAGLEVDTVDGFQGREKEVVLLTMVRSNDSGEIGFLSDTRRTNVALTRAKRKLIMIGDSATLAHHPFYASLLEYFESQDAYRSVWEFGELA
- a CDS encoding polyhydroxyalkanoic acid system family protein; amino-acid sequence: MPAFKAAVPHHLSAEEAKQRVDSLMQSIDQKYPGMVTNLNSEWNGNVLSLAFTVYGFNIKSNMKVEDKKVDIDGNIPLAALPFKGRIQETISEKLKELLA